atATCTAGGTTACTTACCAAGCaacaaaagaaatgcaataTTCTAATTTCCTTCCCGATTATTCATTAAGCACATTTAAAAGAGCAGCCAGTGTCTCTCGAAGACTGACTTAATCAGGCTCTTGGCATCAGGACCATCACGTTTACCTCTGTTTCCCTGGGTTTAGTGAGCCTTCATCTACTTCTCTGTCATATTTTGTCCTGATGTGGTCAATGCAGCCATTGTCACCAAATGCTCCCCATTCTGTATTAATgcacatttttccttcattccctTCCACTATTTCTATGTTTTTCATATCCTCCATGTAGCAGACATTGCTGCCTGTTCctagaaggaaagaaatgaCAAGACTTCAGCTGGAAAAGTGAAGTAGCACCAGAAACTTACGGAAGATGATTGCAGTGCTCATCTTAAAGTTCTCTTTGCCGTATCTCCAATTTCAACGTCCCTTCTAACacaggccattctatgattctgtgtttaCATATATTTCTAGATCAGAATTTGGGGGAACCATCTAAAAAGCCCAAGAATAATTCattcatatattaaaaaatatttgcttgttCCATGATCTATGACCTGGCTACACAGTAACTATGAATGCACTTGTCAAAACAAGAATTCATGCTCTCTCTGCTTGTATTCTTTTACCCTGCCCACACTTGTTAGGCACCATCAGAGATATGATCAAAAGTCCAACAGGTTCAGGACTTAGGTGCTACAGATATTGTTAAGTTTCCTGCTGAATACCACACAAATCTGCCAAGAACCCCAAGAAACTAACAACACCATATATCAAACTCAAATAAAAAGGTGCTGCTTTACAGatcccaaagcccagctctgcatAGGTGCTTCCTTCTCATAGTGGTCACTTGACCATCACTGTACCTGCAATAAGGCCAATCTCACAGTTTGGATCCTCATATCCACAAGTCATCATGGTCCCAACAGTGTCATTCACCACTGCTACAATGTCCAGGTCAAACTCCTAAAACACGAGCCACAGTCAGTAGTGGAATGCCTGAGGAAGAGGGAGGGTGCATTAAATACAccaaaatgagcagaaaaaaacagctcACATTTCTTCTTCTGATGGCCTCTCTCAGCATATCAACAACATCTTCCCCCTCACAGTCTGTTGCCTTGAATCCTTTTGTCCATCCCACAAGTGTTCcctgaaacagaagagaaaggaagtCCTAAGTGAAGACAAAGAGCAGACTGTACATTGCAAACATCAGCTTTTTCTTGCCTCCCACCCcaatgcttttttcctttttttttccccaaatagcATGTTTCCCTGGACAGGTTACTGTGGGTGTCCAGGGCAGGCTGTGCATGTGTATCTCTGTTACTCAGCTGCTGATGGTAGTGGCTCCAAGGTGACTCAGCTATTTATTAAGGCACTGCACTCAGTGCCTTCtaaatttcatttggaaaactTCATCTTACCTCTTGTGCACACAGCCATTGTACTACCTGTGAGGAAAAGACtgcaaaaaatacttttgccAGAAATCATTGAACACCCATGAAACATTAATGAACACCTACTGTTAATTTTTGGGTCTTTTACTGAAGGACATTTGTATGATCCCACAACTCCAGGAAACACTAATTTGCTTCTTTTCAGACAACAACCTGGCATGACAGGAGTTGATTTCCAGGTTACATGAAGTAATTAGCTTTATACTTCCTAAGTGGCTCTGGACTGTCTGcccaaataagcaaaaaaaaaaagaaaaaaaaaatagaagacgATTGGGAGAAAAAGCTGCTATTAAGAAACACCCTCAAGTTCTTGCAACAGTAAAAGACCAAACACACAGACCAATATATTAAACATATTATGGGACCCTGACACAGATGTGTCTCACTCACTTTGCCTCCAACACTGTGGAATTTACTTCCTAATAATTTGTCAAGACCTAAATGCTCTGCTGTGGGTTTAGAAGGTATATGAATTCATGTCTCCACAAAAGGCCAAGGCCTGTTGCTATACTCTCAACTGTGAGCTGAAAACTGAGACAGAGCAGATTAGCTGCCAGGCTTAGAAGCTATTGTAAACCCCACCAGGACACAAAAACATTCAATAAAATAGCAGACTCTCATTTCTCCAATATCCTACGTATTTGACTAGAAGTAAGCAGCACAACATCCCCTGCCCCTCTTGgaaattcataaaaataatcttttcttaCATAAGATCTGAAAAGATAAAAGATATCTGCCAAAAAGCCAACTCTTCCAAGCTGAACAATTGAGTTCAGGTCTGCCCAGTGACACTCAACAGAAAGAAGCTAATGTAGTGCAGAAGTTGCACagtcagagctgtgcagcacagcttgGAAAACAATCTGGGATTATAGCTGAGCAAGTAGAAGGAGCCATTTGTTGTCTCTCGCCACTGAAGAGTTAAGGCAGCATAAAGTATTCTTGGGTTATTAAAAATATGGGGGCTTAATCGTTATAGGACAAAAGCAAGTCATGCCCACCACTTAGCAGAAACAAGAAGTGAAAGTTGTGCTTCCCACAGGCAGATGGTTAACACGGGATGATAACTTTCTCATGAAACACAACCAatttgcaaagcaaagcaataaaTTCTCCAAACCAACAAAATGATGTCATGTACCAAGCAGATGCAGAGCTGCCATCTGACCCATTCTGTGCTGCAGTTCTCACCTTGTCAATGCTGGCTTGCCtgcaagggaaggagaaggtgaaGCCCAGAGGAAGGCAAGCACCTTTAATCCCCATATACTCCAGAAACTCGGCTATGCACTGGACAATATGGTCAAAGAGCtagaagggaagaagaagaataTAAACCTCACAAGTAATCCCATGCAATGGGCCTTGGCTGGATCATTTAAACAGTCATTTGAGATTACCTCTTCTCCTGTCCCTTGCATGATCTCCAAAGGAATGGCAAAAATTTTGTTATACATTTGCACTGATCTTTTTCTCCCGCTTTTGATTTTGACCAGCAGAACCCTGAAATTTGTGCCACCAAGGTCGAGGGCGAGGaactttcctttctctgaaggagaagaaaggtATTTCACTTGGTACTGCTAGTTTGCCAGTCAGAATGACATACCAATAGCACATTTGATAGGGATTTGACAGGGATAAATCAGCATGGGGCTGAAGATAACAGATAACATGGCAGGAAGCACCGGTTTGACAACATAAATCCCCCTGGCATGTGCAAGATTAATTAGCACATTCCTgcctcccccccaaaaaacagagaagcaaCTTTGCTGAACCGCCTGCAGGTGATCAGGAACCAACTTCACCTGTTCCATCCGGCGTCCCGCAGACGTACGTGGGCAGCATCTTCACGGTGGCCTTGCCTTGCGCCTCCCTCTTGAGCCCGTACTCCAGCTCAGCCCTCATTTTGTCCCTCACCTCTCTGAGGGTGTCTGGGGCCAGCAGGAAGGGGGCGAGGGCGGCGTCGAGGCGGCGGCGCTGGGCTGCCAGCCTGCGCGCCACGGCCGTGACCACGGCGGCCCCCCGGCCGCTGCCGCCCTCCGACAGCAGGAACCGCACGTCGCACGTGGGCACCAACCTCCTCACCACCTTGTGCAGCCGCTGGGCAAACCTGCCGGGGACACAGAGGCTTCTTTAGGCTCCCACTGGCCTTTCGTCATCTCTGCCTGTGATCAGAGCTCTGACCAGTTTGGGAAAGAGTTGCAGAAATGCTGGATCCCAGAAACTTCgagctttctgtgttttccagcactgaCCCCTTGAgggccttggagaaggcttccaaatatGAGTGATgaagttaaaatcacaggtgtaTAGCGAAATAGAAGTGTACTTTCACATGTTCAAGGGTTttgaatttgaggtttttatagttatgggacaagatggaggattttgggcaTTGTCTCAgtgttcatcttccttcttcttcatgggtttCACGTAGTAGTTTGTGGTTAGTCAGTCAGTGTCACACTAAAGGTCATGGGAATCTAGTTATTGGAtcaaaaggataaataatataggtattatttctctattggactgtttggCTTTAGgagaccttgtagcagctgCATCTTTCACCATTTTTCCTCGCTTCTAGCAGGTGGCTAGAAGTGCtgctgaactttctgtactttctgATAAGATTTAATGAACAACCAAGCCTGAAcacaagaaaatccatttccatcATGTATTggttaatcctggctctgagcgaaggcagaagagactgagacAAACCACTAATTTTGTGGTGCAAAACTCCTGCACCGCTGTAACAGAGAAAGTTGTCAGTTTGGGAAAGCACTGGTTCAAAaacagggaaggggaaagaaagaaaagaaaaagcccacAGTGAACTGCAGTGTCCTAGAGACCCAGGAATCACTTGAGAAATCAACTGCATTTCCTCCAACATCATTATTCCACAGGTTATGTTTTTCCCACTCAGAATTCTGAAACTCCCAGGACAGCTTTGCAGTAACTAAGCCAGTCAGACCTCACCCCAAAACTGAAGCAAAACCAGCAGTTCTCTGAACACACATGCAGATGGAAGCTCTTAGCAACAGCAACAATTATCAAATCCTCTTTAGTTACTCACTTGGGGTGGGTTTTGTAGAGTCCTCCATCAATCCCAACAGTGGTTCTCATCCtcagcagctttttgttctcCCTGAGCCGGGTCAGGATGGCTGCCAAGGCGGCGGCACAGAGGTTGGCTGAGCGGAAGGAAACGATGGTGCAGACGTGCTGGACAGCAACACAGTCCTCCTCAGAAGGAAACAGGTTCAGCTCCATAAGGATCTCTTTTGTGTTGCTCAGACCTTCCTTGTACCTaaccccaaaacaaaagaatataccaccaaatgcaaaaaaaaaagaaatgagaggaCACCATGACACAACCTATCAGACAGCATCATAGATGGTTCCCATAAGCCACTAATGTGTTTCCTACAGCATTCCCAAAAGTACCCAGGGGAGAGAGGCTGCTTCCTGGGATTCAACATTTGGTGAGTCCAATCAGCTAGTCAAAAAGAGAATGGGATAAAAGAGTCCAAAAGAAGAAGAGCATAAGAAAGGATATAGAGCTTCACTCaatacaataaagaaaatgatTCCTTGAGTGACAGTGAGGACCAGGATCCAAGTTTTCCATGCAGTCATCCATTAGCTGATCTGTAATCTGTATTACATCTCCAGCCCCAGTATTCCCACATCAGAGAGGGTGAGAACTGCAGCAATCATCCCACACACTCAGGCCTCCAGAGGGGTTATTTAAACAACCTCATCTGGGATGTTACCAGTACACTTCTTGCTACCGTGGGACTTTGCTAAAACTATCTTACAGCAATTCCTGCTTACAGAAAGGTCAACGTCTCTCCTAGGCAAAAGCAAAATCGAGCTGAACAGTTCAGGATTGTTCCCATCATCCACAGATTTTAACTACACTTTCATTATCACTGTTGTGCTAATGACAAACTAACTTTGAGAGTGGCTACCTTCAAAGAATGTTACAAGTTCTTACTTTTCCATTGCAGAAACGTGTTTCATTTCAATCTTGCCCTTAGTAAGCAGAGCTGTTGAAACTTCCCCATTGAAAAGCAGACCTTCCTTTGCCATTTTTAGGAGAATGAGTCTTACAAGTTCCCCCAAGTACAGGCTGCTGATCATCTTCTCAAACCTGGAAGGGAGCACAGGAAGGATTTCAGGTGTCCACCAGCTCCTCTCTTTAGCCCTCCACAGCATCATACCAGAGCAACCACCTGGATTTAACAGCACATGAGCAACCCTTGGTCTGGAGCAGGGGGGTGAGGAAGGTGCTCAACCTTTCCAGAAAGGAAAGATCTGCATTAGACAGAACCAGCATCAAGCCATCTCAGGTTCACTAAAGAcaattcctgttccaaagggaCTCTTGGCAAACACTGGAAAAGCACTCTGAGAATCCAGTCAGGGATTCACTTACAATTGTTTTCCAGGATTGAGAGATCCCAGATCCAGCTCCCGATCGAACTCTGTGCGGAGGTCATCCAAAGCACCATCATCTCCAAAGGCCCCCCACTCCGTGTTAATGCACATCCTGCCTTCATCCCCTTCCACCAGGCTGATGTGCCTCATCTCCTCCATGTAGCAGGCATTGGTGCCAGTCCCTGTGGGTATTGGATAAACTACTGTCTGTTCCACATCTCTAGAAATAAGTCAGTATATTGTCtttggaagaaaatgcaaacacatAACCCTGTGGCAAAGGATGCTAATATAGGCCACCTGCACCTGTGAAATCACCATTTCACAGTGAGtaataaaaacctgaaattattCTAAGGCTTGActtgtttaaaaacatttttttctttttcaaatgttCTTCTGAGTGCCTAATAAAAGGTATCATGGTGCATGAAATGGAGAAACTGTGGAAAGCATAGCTGGTACTAACTACCAGACATGAGGGGAATTCAGCTTTCTCTGGACAGACACAGTAATTTTCTATACAGTCAGCAGAAAAGTTTAGTATGCTGGTCACAACTGAGCCCAGACAAAATGGGGACTGTGGTATTTGATGGCAATGTGATCAGCATAAAAACAGCTGCTTTACAGAAGGCAGCCAGGCTTGAAAATCCAACcattgttttttccattttctttctgctctttcctttATTGTGAAACTCCCTCCTACTTCAGATTTGTAGTAATTCAACaaatgagaggggaaaaacccTTCATGGTACACAGGAAAAATTACCAATAATGAGTCCAACTTCACAGCGCTGGTCATCGTATCCACAAGTCATCATGGTTCCCACCGTGTCATTGACCAGTGCCAAAACATCAACATCTATGTCCTAGTAGCATAAAGATGAGTGATTAGCAGGGAAAAAAGCTAAGAAAGTCTCCTGTGTGATAAAGCAGAGCATGCAGGCACTTTGAAGGCCTCATTCAGAAAAATTCCGTGTTTGAAAGACACTACTTCTTCTTGCATCACTCTTCCCACAACCCTGCAAGgttacaaatatttctgaattctCAAGTGTCTCACCAGCCTCTTTGCTTGAAGGATTTGTTTTCCACCAGCCCCACCTCATTTGCCAGAAAAGTGGCATGATATTGGTGTGAATGTTTTGGTGCTGTGCTTACAGGCTGTGTGGAAGGATAACATCCTTCCTATCTACCACCTGAGCAGAGGCCACCAAATGGggcagaaaacacacagaaatgcagctacAGCTGTGCAGCAATACCACACTCAAGTAGAAAGTTCTTCCATCAAGGCTGTGCAGTTTCCTCCTTACTGTGAAGTCATCAAGATATGGAAAGATGCCTTGTATTTCCTAGCTGGTGTTACCAATAGCACCAAACATGAACAGCAAGGCTTTCCAAAGTATTAAAACACAGTGTTATCCAAAGGCTAGATGCTAGTTCAAAGGCAGATTTCATCATGTCTTACTGCTGACCTTAAAAATTGCAATCAGTGGCTCCATACTGACTGCAGTGGACAGGCAACCCCTGGAAGAGCTAAGTGTGCCAATTGGAGATTTCAGTTCCCCCCTACCAACCTTCATCCCACAAGCCAGGCTGTGAAACACAGCGTGTGAAACACTGAGTGTTTTGTATCTCCCTGTTGTTGTGTAGCTTCACAAGAGATTCCCTTGGGGTGAGGCAGTGGGGCCATGCTGGtgagctgtcccagccaggctgagtTATCAGTGTGCAGATGATACTGGGGCAGCCTGAGTTACAGGTGTCAGAGACATTCAGACCTACCATGGGTACATGCTACTGACCATCCCTGCAGAATGTCTAACAACTCTCAGAAGAGCCCCCAGACCAAGAGCTGATTTCCCAGGAGGATGCTCGGGTTCAGCCCCTGCAGGTACAGAACTTGCCTGGTGCTTCTGGAGGGCCTTGCGCAGAGAGCTGACCACGTCTGTGTCCTGAACTCCCCGGACCCTGAAGTGCTTTGTCCACCCTAGAAGAACCCCCTGAAAAGTAACAGGGCAGTGACCCAAAAGTACACAAAGTTTAGCACACAAACCACAAAGCCAGTCGAGACTAAAGTGTGTGGGGAAGTCCACTATGTCTCTCCACACATTAAAACTGAGCAAAAATAAGTCAGAGCAGAACACCTTACCTTGGGGTGCCTGTCAGTACCAACACAACCAAAAAGGTACGGTCATAAAGTCCCAATTCTGTAAATGTCTCTCCCTGTGCTTCATTGAAAGCACATGTGGCTTTCTACGCTGACCACAATCTAATAGCATTAAGCAAAAAGCATTTGCAGAACTGGAACCCAAAGCACAGACTCCTAGAAAAAAGAGAGGCTAGAATGAGAGAACACAAAATAATTGCCACCAGCCCTTCGTTTCCCCAAGAGGTGTCTCAAGCAGCTCAGCTACAGGTATTTCCTATTCAGAATCaactgtaaataaaagaaactgagagtgattaaaaaaataaagatgcttCAAAACACAAAAGTCTATTTCTA
The window above is part of the Catharus ustulatus isolate bCatUst1 chromosome 8, bCatUst1.pri.v2, whole genome shotgun sequence genome. Proteins encoded here:
- the LOC116999281 gene encoding hexokinase HKDC1-like isoform X1; amino-acid sequence: MFAVHLLAFHFTKLKEDQIKKVDRYLYHLRLSDDVLLDVMARFQAEMVKGLGRDTNPTATVKMLPSFVRSLPDGSEKGDFLAVDLGGSQFRAHQVKVFDDGRQSSQLESKFYPTPKEVTQGSGAELFDYIADCLSDFMETKNLKHKKLPLGFTFSFPCKQTKLEEGVLLGWTKHFRVRGVQDTDVVSSLRKALQKHQDIDVDVLALVNDTVGTMMTCGYDDQRCEVGLIIGTGTNACYMEEMRHISLVEGDEGRMCINTEWGAFGDDGALDDLRTEFDRELDLGSLNPGKQLFEKMISSLYLGELVRLILLKMAKEGLLFNGEVSTALLTKGKIEMKHVSAMEKYKEGLSNTKEILMELNLFPSEEDCVAVQHVCTIVSFRSANLCAAALAAILTRLRENKKLLRMRTTVGIDGGLYKTHPKFAQRLHKVVRRLVPTCDVRFLLSEGGSGRGAAVVTAVARRLAAQRRRLDAALAPFLLAPDTLREVRDKMRAELEYGLKREAQGKATVKMLPTYVCGTPDGTEKGKFLALDLGGTNFRVLLVKIKSGRKRSVQMYNKIFAIPLEIMQGTGEELFDHIVQCIAEFLEYMGIKGACLPLGFTFSFPCRQASIDKGTLVGWTKGFKATDCEGEDVVDMLREAIRRRNEFDLDIVAVVNDTVGTMMTCGYEDPNCEIGLIAGTGSNVCYMEDMKNIEIVEGNEGKMCINTEWGAFGDNGCIDHIRTKYDREVDEGSLNPGKQRYEKMTSGMYLGEIVRQILIDLTKQGLLFRGHISESLRKRGIFETKFLSQIESDRLALLQVRRILQQLGLDSTCEDSIIVKEVCGVVSRRAARLCGAGLAAIVEKKRENRGVEHLQITVGVDGTLYKLHPHFSTVLRETVKELAPQCDVTFLLSEDGSGKGAALITAVAKRLHNVGQK